One genomic region from Campylobacter sp. RM5004 encodes:
- a CDS encoding ATP-dependent Clp protease ATP-binding subunit: MNIQEKLTNQFNETLSQAVSLCVFNKNGNLEPFHILWTIANDSTSILNQVFNKIGIDKTAISLMLKSKADNLPKVDGVNANNIKPSNALLNSLEKAIGYALSKGDSYLSTDMWIISECDKGGICELLKDYCDLLVLKSELNALRGDRKITEKEQDDISNKELEKYCTNLVELAKAGKLDPITGRDSELERVMQILIRKSKNNPILLGEPGVGKTAIVEALAQAIANKKVPSSLANKQILSLDLAALVAGAKYRGEFEERLKNIIESVKANPNIIIFIDEIHTILGAGASEGSMDAANILKPALSRGEFKTIGATTLKEYKKYFEKDAAMQRRFQSVIVNEPSVNDAIAMLRGLKERLSAHHNVSINDKALVAAVKLSNRYIQGRFLPDKAIDLIDEAAAELKMQIESEPAALRNVNNNIVRLKVEKEALLMEGEDKNKERLAEIANELSELGENERKLKMKFENEQRVFAEISKKMSEINELTNEANIAKSKGDYQKAGEIEYGKIPQAKNELENAKENWNKLKESGTLLKNEVDDEQVALILAKMTGIKASKLLSDEKEKYLNLEKSLEERVVGQDKAIKALARAVRANKAGLSDSNRPIGSFLFLGPTGVGKTELAKAIAKELFDDEKALIRFDMNEYAESYRVSNLIGSAVGYVGSDEGGQLTEAVKNRPYSVLLFDEIEKAHPEIFNIFLNMLDEGALTDNKGFRVDFKNTLIIFTSNIGAAKFVEIKDEKERNELINKELLKYFKPEFVNRLDEIVGFNALNKDLCLQIVDILLKNTSNKLAELGISFKISENAKLELLNIGYSDEYGARALKRTIYQEIDSRLSELILQGNLKSEIEIDFREDFIFNAK; the protein is encoded by the coding sequence ATGAATATACAAGAAAAATTAACTAATCAATTTAACGAAACTCTAAGCCAAGCTGTAAGCTTATGTGTATTTAATAAAAACGGCAATTTAGAGCCATTTCATATATTATGGACCATTGCAAATGATTCTACTTCGATACTAAATCAAGTATTTAATAAGATAGGAATTGACAAAACTGCAATATCACTAATGTTAAAAAGCAAAGCAGACAATTTACCTAAAGTAGATGGAGTTAATGCTAATAATATTAAACCTAGTAATGCTTTATTAAATTCACTTGAAAAGGCTATAGGTTATGCACTAAGTAAGGGTGATAGTTATTTAAGCACTGATATGTGGATTATAAGCGAATGTGATAAAGGCGGTATTTGTGAGTTATTAAAAGATTATTGCGATTTATTAGTTTTAAAAAGCGAATTAAATGCTTTAAGGGGCGATAGAAAAATCACTGAAAAAGAGCAAGATGATATAAGTAATAAAGAATTAGAAAAATATTGCACTAATTTAGTTGAGCTAGCTAAAGCTGGTAAGCTTGATCCAATTACAGGAAGAGATAGCGAGCTTGAGCGTGTAATGCAAATCTTAATTAGAAAGAGTAAAAACAATCCTATTTTATTAGGCGAACCTGGGGTTGGTAAAACTGCTATTGTAGAAGCTTTAGCTCAGGCAATTGCTAATAAAAAAGTTCCAAGTAGCTTAGCAAATAAGCAAATATTAAGCCTTGATTTAGCTGCATTAGTAGCTGGGGCAAAATATCGTGGGGAATTTGAAGAAAGACTTAAAAATATAATTGAAAGTGTAAAAGCAAATCCAAATATTATAATTTTTATTGATGAAATACATACTATTTTAGGAGCTGGTGCTAGCGAAGGAAGTATGGATGCAGCTAATATACTTAAACCTGCTTTAAGTAGGGGTGAGTTTAAGACTATCGGTGCAACAACTTTAAAAGAATATAAAAAATACTTTGAAAAAGACGCTGCAATGCAAAGAAGATTTCAAAGTGTTATTGTAAATGAGCCAAGCGTAAATGATGCAATAGCAATGCTAAGAGGTCTTAAAGAAAGACTTAGCGCTCATCATAATGTTAGCATTAATGATAAAGCTTTGGTAGCTGCTGTAAAACTTAGTAATCGCTATATTCAAGGAAGATTTTTGCCTGATAAAGCAATTGATTTAATAGATGAGGCTGCGGCTGAACTTAAAATGCAAATAGAAAGCGAACCAGCAGCACTTAGAAATGTAAATAATAATATAGTTAGGCTAAAGGTTGAAAAAGAAGCATTGCTTATGGAAGGTGAAGATAAAAATAAAGAAAGATTAGCAGAAATTGCAAACGAGCTTAGTGAGTTAGGCGAAAATGAAAGAAAATTAAAAATGAAATTTGAAAACGAACAAAGAGTTTTTGCAGAAATTTCTAAAAAAATGAGCGAGATTAACGAATTAACAAACGAAGCAAATATAGCAAAATCTAAAGGCGATTATCAAAAAGCAGGTGAGATTGAATATGGCAAAATCCCACAAGCTAAAAATGAGCTAGAAAATGCTAAAGAAAATTGGAATAAATTAAAAGAAAGCGGAACCTTGCTTAAAAATGAAGTTGATGATGAACAAGTTGCATTAATTTTGGCAAAAATGACAGGAATTAAAGCTTCAAAATTATTAAGTGATGAAAAAGAAAAATATCTAAATTTAGAAAAAAGTTTAGAAGAAAGAGTTGTAGGACAAGATAAGGCTATTAAGGCTTTAGCTCGTGCAGTTAGGGCAAATAAAGCAGGGTTAAGCGATTCTAATCGTCCTATTGGAAGCTTTTTATTCCTTGGACCTACTGGTGTTGGAAAAACTGAGCTTGCAAAAGCTATTGCAAAAGAGCTTTTTGATGATGAAAAAGCTTTAATTCGTTTTGATATGAATGAATATGCTGAAAGCTATCGCGTAAGCAATCTAATAGGTTCAGCTGTTGGTTATGTTGGAAGTGATGAGGGCGGACAACTTACTGAAGCTGTTAAGAATAGACCTTATTCGGTATTACTCTTTGATGAGATAGAAAAGGCACATCCTGAGATATTTAATATATTTTTAAATATGCTTGATGAAGGGGCTTTAACTGATAACAAAGGCTTTAGAGTAGATTTTAAAAACACTTTAATAATCTTTACAAGCAATATTGGAGCGGCTAAGTTTGTAGAAATTAAAGATGAAAAAGAAAGAAATGAATTAATAAATAAAGAATTATTAAAATACTTTAAGCCTGAGTTTGTTAATAGACTTGATGAAATAGTAGGCTTTAATGCTTTAAATAAAGATTTATGCTTGCAAATTGTTGATATATTGCTAAAAAATACTAGTAATAAATTAGCTGAGCTTGGAATTAGTTTTAAAATAAGCGAAAATGCTAAGCTAGAACTTCTAAATATAGGTTATAGTGATGAATATGGTGCAAGAGCATTAAAAAGAACAATCTATCAAGAAATAGATTCAAGGCTAAGTGAGCTAATTTTGCAAGGGAATTTGAAATCGGAAATTGAAATTGACTTTAGAGAAGATTTCATATTCAACGCTAAATAA